The following are encoded together in the Xanthobacter autotrophicus Py2 genome:
- a CDS encoding conserved hypothetical protein (KEGG: rpc:RPC_4882 hypothetical protein) has translation MLHWSIYLFIPLALALVAGVLILGLFNVASGGSPQRSQRLMQLRVLFQFGAIILVMITIFAMGR, from the coding sequence ATGCTCCACTGGTCCATCTATCTCTTCATCCCGCTGGCTCTGGCCCTGGTGGCAGGGGTTCTGATCCTCGGCCTGTTCAATGTCGCCTCGGGCGGCTCGCCCCAACGGTCCCAGCGGCTGATGCAGTTGCGCGTGCTGTTCCAGTTCGGCGCCATCATCCTGGTGATGATCACCATCTTCGCCATGGGGCGGTGA
- a CDS encoding TspO and MBR like protein (PFAM: TspO/MBR family protein~KEGG: acr:Acry_0012 TspO and MBR like protein) encodes MSLIQSRSFSPCAVSRLRLLACLALVGVVAAVGGAVTAPAIPAWYQGLHKPAWTPPNAAFPIAWTILYILMALSLWRLWDKVAPSPARRTAIGLFLAQLALNALWSPVFFGLHAPVAGLVIILALIVVLALAVRAAFRVDRAAGGLLVPYLAWVCYASTLNAAIVFLN; translated from the coding sequence ATGTCGCTGATCCAATCGAGATCCTTTTCCCCCTGCGCCGTCTCGCGGCTGAGGCTCCTCGCCTGCCTTGCACTGGTGGGGGTGGTTGCGGCGGTGGGCGGCGCCGTCACGGCCCCCGCCATTCCCGCTTGGTATCAGGGTCTTCACAAGCCGGCGTGGACCCCGCCCAACGCGGCGTTTCCCATCGCCTGGACCATCCTCTACATCCTGATGGCGCTGTCGCTCTGGCGGCTGTGGGACAAGGTCGCCCCGTCGCCGGCGCGGCGCACCGCCATCGGCCTGTTCCTCGCCCAGCTGGCGCTCAATGCACTTTGGTCGCCCGTCTTCTTCGGGCTGCACGCGCCGGTGGCGGGGCTCGTCATCATCCTCGCTCTCATCGTCGTTCTGGCCCTCGCAGTGCGGGCCGCCTTCCGGGTGGACCGCGCGGCGGGAGGGCTGCTGGTGCCCTATCTCGCCTGGGTGTGCTACGCCTCCACCCTGAATGCAGCTATCGTCTTCCTCAACTGA
- a CDS encoding conserved hypothetical protein (KEGG: ret:RHE_CH01335 hypothetical protein) produces MTKHDKAHRLVVVCDGAKAILLADAGTALVPQLSVLESYDEPHPGTAALGTDRPGRVHESATTARSAMEETDLHAQAEAAFLGRVAARLGVMVEAGTAPERILLVAPPRALGTLRGALSAKVKGRVDGEIAKDLVMLPVEEISRHIVS; encoded by the coding sequence ATGACGAAGCACGACAAGGCCCACCGCCTGGTGGTGGTCTGCGATGGTGCCAAGGCCATCCTTCTGGCCGATGCCGGCACCGCCCTCGTCCCGCAGCTCAGCGTCCTCGAAAGCTACGACGAACCCCATCCCGGCACCGCCGCCCTCGGCACCGACCGGCCCGGCCGGGTCCATGAATCCGCCACCACCGCGCGCAGCGCCATGGAGGAGACTGATCTGCACGCGCAGGCGGAAGCCGCGTTTCTCGGCCGCGTGGCCGCCCGGCTCGGCGTGATGGTGGAGGCCGGCACGGCGCCCGAGCGCATCCTCCTGGTGGCTCCGCCGCGGGCCCTCGGCACCCTGCGCGGCGCGCTGAGCGCCAAGGTTAAGGGCCGCGTGGACGGGGAAATCGCCAAGGACCTCGTCATGCTGCCGGTGGAGGAGATCAGCCGCCACATCGTGAGCTGA
- a CDS encoding conserved hypothetical protein (KEGG: jan:Jann_3409 hypothetical protein), which translates to MPFLVRFLMRHAVIGVGVAAVFVALLAAFDVAHLGTLFATSPDGPLALIVLTLALGVTFGSVQMGFAVMLMSDKDEPPRGRRIRLTRLVPRLARVHAGR; encoded by the coding sequence ATGCCATTTCTCGTTCGTTTCCTGATGCGGCACGCGGTGATCGGCGTCGGCGTGGCCGCCGTCTTCGTCGCGCTTCTCGCTGCCTTCGACGTGGCGCATCTGGGCACCCTGTTCGCCACCTCTCCCGATGGCCCGCTGGCGCTCATCGTGCTTACCCTGGCACTCGGCGTGACCTTCGGCAGCGTGCAGATGGGCTTTGCCGTGATGCTCATGAGCGACAAGGACGAGCCGCCGCGCGGCCGTCGCATCCGCCTCACCCGTCTGGTGCCGCGGCTGGCGCGGGTGCATGCGGGCCGCTGA
- a CDS encoding RNA binding S1 domain protein (PFAM: RNA binding S1 domain protein~SMART: Resolvase RNase H domain protein fold~KEGG: mlo:mll2881 hypothetical protein), with amino-acid sequence MAAAAPQGMSETIARIIAAEISARPAQVSAAVSLIDEGATVPFIARYRKEVTGGLDDTQLRTLEERLSYLRELEARRAAVLSSIDGQGKLSDELRGKIDAATTKAELEDLYLPYKPKRRTKAEIAREKGLGPLAEALLADRSVAPAERAAAYLNEQVVDIKAALDGARDILVETFAENAELVGRLRAHLKANAVLKARVAEGKEEAGAKFRDYFDHSEKWATAPSHRVLAMLRGRNEETLTLDLVVDEDATTPVKPAERIVAEAFAIPLANGAPADGFLLEVARWAWRVKLSLHLTVELMGEMRERAEEEAIRVFARNLKDLLLAAPAGSRATMGLDPGIRTGVKVAVVDGTGKLIATSTVYPFQPRNDVQGASATLAHLIRQHKVELIAIGNGTASRETDKLVADLLGMLPPPHPIKVVVSEAGASVYSASATAAAEMPDIDVSIRGAVSIARRLQDPLAELVKIEPKAIGVGQYQHDVDQARLAKALDAVVEDAVNAVGVDLNTASASLLARVSGLGASLAEAIVAHRNTVGPFKTRKELLKVARLGPRTFELSAGFLRIAEGTEPLDASAVHPEAYDLAKKIVAACGRDVRALMGDTAALKALDPRAFVDERFGLPTVRDILSELEKPGRDPRPQFKTATFAEGVNEMSDLKPGMVLEGTVTNVAAFGAFVDIGVHQDGLVHVSALADRFVKDPHEVVKAGDVVKVRVVEVDVKRKRIALSMRKDDAGGRPPAGRPQDQRPNEPRQNDARRSPPPKDKPAQGAFGAALADALRRKGQ; translated from the coding sequence ATGGCTGCCGCCGCACCGCAGGGAATGAGCGAGACCATCGCCCGCATCATCGCCGCCGAGATCAGCGCCCGGCCGGCGCAGGTCAGCGCGGCCGTGTCCCTCATCGACGAAGGCGCCACGGTTCCCTTCATCGCCCGCTACCGCAAGGAGGTCACGGGCGGCCTCGACGACACCCAGCTGCGCACCCTGGAAGAACGCCTGTCCTACCTGCGCGAGCTGGAGGCGCGGCGCGCCGCCGTGCTGTCCTCCATCGACGGGCAGGGCAAGCTTTCCGACGAATTGCGCGGCAAGATCGACGCCGCCACCACCAAGGCGGAGCTGGAGGACCTCTACCTCCCCTACAAGCCTAAGCGACGCACCAAGGCGGAGATCGCCCGCGAGAAGGGGCTGGGGCCGCTGGCCGAGGCCCTCCTCGCCGACCGGTCCGTCGCCCCCGCCGAGCGCGCGGCGGCGTACCTCAACGAGCAGGTGGTAGACATCAAGGCGGCGCTGGACGGCGCCCGCGACATCCTGGTGGAGACTTTCGCGGAGAATGCGGAACTGGTGGGCCGCCTGCGCGCGCATCTGAAGGCCAATGCCGTGCTTAAGGCCAGGGTGGCCGAGGGCAAGGAGGAGGCGGGCGCCAAGTTCCGTGACTATTTCGACCATTCGGAAAAATGGGCCACCGCCCCCAGCCACCGCGTGCTCGCCATGCTGCGCGGCCGCAACGAAGAGACGCTGACGCTGGACCTGGTGGTGGACGAGGACGCCACCACCCCGGTGAAGCCCGCCGAGCGCATCGTGGCGGAAGCCTTCGCCATTCCTCTGGCCAACGGCGCGCCCGCCGATGGCTTCCTGCTGGAGGTGGCCCGCTGGGCATGGCGGGTGAAGCTCTCGCTCCACCTCACCGTGGAACTGATGGGCGAGATGCGCGAGCGGGCGGAGGAAGAAGCCATCCGCGTGTTCGCCCGCAACCTCAAGGACCTGCTGCTGGCCGCCCCCGCCGGATCGCGCGCCACCATGGGGCTCGACCCCGGCATCCGCACCGGCGTGAAGGTGGCGGTGGTGGACGGCACCGGCAAGCTCATTGCCACCTCTACCGTCTATCCCTTCCAGCCGCGCAACGACGTGCAGGGGGCGAGCGCCACGCTGGCCCATCTCATCCGGCAGCACAAGGTGGAGCTGATCGCCATCGGCAACGGCACCGCGAGCCGCGAGACCGACAAGCTGGTGGCGGATCTCCTTGGCATGCTGCCGCCACCCCACCCCATCAAGGTGGTGGTGAGCGAGGCCGGCGCCTCGGTCTATTCCGCCTCCGCCACCGCCGCGGCCGAAATGCCGGACATCGACGTGTCGATCCGCGGCGCCGTCTCCATCGCCCGCCGCCTGCAGGACCCGCTGGCGGAGTTGGTGAAGATCGAGCCCAAGGCCATCGGGGTGGGCCAATACCAGCACGACGTGGATCAGGCCCGCCTCGCCAAGGCCCTCGACGCGGTGGTGGAGGATGCGGTGAACGCCGTGGGCGTGGATCTCAACACCGCCTCCGCCTCGCTGCTGGCGCGGGTGTCGGGCCTCGGCGCCTCGCTGGCGGAGGCCATCGTGGCCCATCGCAATACGGTGGGGCCGTTCAAGACCCGCAAGGAGTTGCTGAAGGTTGCGCGCCTCGGGCCAAGGACGTTCGAGCTGTCCGCGGGCTTCCTGCGCATCGCCGAGGGGACCGAGCCGCTGGATGCCTCCGCCGTGCATCCGGAAGCCTATGACCTCGCCAAGAAGATCGTCGCCGCCTGTGGGCGAGACGTGCGCGCCCTCATGGGCGACACGGCGGCGCTGAAGGCGCTGGACCCGCGTGCCTTCGTGGACGAGCGCTTCGGCCTGCCCACGGTGCGCGACATTCTCAGCGAGCTGGAGAAACCCGGCCGCGACCCTCGCCCGCAGTTCAAGACCGCCACCTTCGCCGAGGGGGTCAACGAGATGAGCGACCTCAAGCCCGGCATGGTTCTGGAAGGCACGGTGACCAATGTGGCCGCCTTTGGCGCCTTCGTGGACATCGGCGTGCACCAGGACGGGCTGGTCCACGTCTCGGCGCTGGCCGACCGGTTCGTGAAGGACCCCCACGAGGTGGTGAAGGCCGGCGACGTGGTGAAGGTGCGGGTGGTGGAAGTGGATGTGAAGCGCAAGCGCATCGCCCTCTCCATGCGCAAGGACGATGCGGGCGGGCGGCCCCCCGCCGGCCGTCCCCAGGACCAGCGCCCGAATGAGCCGCGCCAGAACGACGCCCGCCGGAGCCCACCGCCGAAGGACAAGCCCGCCCAGGGCGCGTTCGGCGCTGCCCTCGCCGACGCCCTGCGGCGCAAGGGCCAGTAG
- a CDS encoding conserved hypothetical protein (PFAM: conserved hypothetical protein~KEGG: nha:Nham_0463 conserved hypothetical protein 103) — protein MRDLMGMMKQAKELQDRMQQMQAELEQVEVEGASGGGLVTVRVTAKGECKAVRIDPSLVKPDEVEILEDLLVAALGDARVKAERVMQEKMKSLTGGLALPPGLNLF, from the coding sequence ATGCGCGACCTGATGGGGATGATGAAGCAGGCCAAGGAGCTTCAGGACCGCATGCAGCAGATGCAGGCGGAACTGGAGCAGGTCGAGGTGGAAGGCGCCTCCGGCGGCGGCCTGGTCACCGTGCGCGTCACCGCCAAGGGCGAATGCAAGGCCGTGCGCATCGACCCCTCCCTCGTGAAGCCCGATGAGGTGGAGATCCTGGAAGACCTCCTCGTCGCCGCCCTGGGCGATGCTCGCGTCAAGGCCGAGCGGGTGATGCAGGAGAAGATGAAGAGCCTCACCGGCGGCCTTGCCCTGCCGCCGGGCCTGAACCTGTTCTGA